The nucleotide sequence TTTCAAAAATGATACATTTTCTTCCCCTTGTACTAAACTCATATGAGGGATTGGCATGATAAAATCCTGCGGATCACGAATCAGATTGCTTTTTACGAGATAAGACCAAAACTGTCGTGAAAGTTGAAACTGTTCATTAATTTTTGTAGCTTTGCTAATGTCGACCGATCCGTCCGGCTTTTCGGCAGTGTAGTTTAGTTCGCATAATGCAGCATGGCCTGTACCCGCATTATTCCATTCATTTGAACTCTCTTCTCCTGCACTTGCAAGTTTCTCAAATACTTTTATTTCCCATTCAGGTGCTAATTCTTTTAGTAAAGATCCCAAAGTCGCACTCATAACCCCTGCACCAATTAATATAATGTCTGTTTTCTTCTGTAAGTTGCTCATTATAAAATTACTTACCCCCTACATATACAAGATAGAGTTAACATTCCCGCTTACAGGTTACAAAAAGCCTTCCGTACATGGAACATACCTTCTCTATTCTCATTATAAGTTTGCCATAATCTATTAAATTACCACCGATGAAAACACTTACTATTATCTGTTAATTATAAACTATTTAAAGATAATAAAAAAGTGGGAAAAGTGAGAAATTCGTACGGAAGGCTTTAAAAACATGCAAAAAAATGAATCGTAATTCAATTTTTTACAAGAATATCTCATAATTTAACTATTTTTTATTTGAATCTTCAATTCTTCTCATATACTGAATATACGATCTCCCTCTTAGGACTACACAAATTTTTGAAATAAACACTAAAAAAGAAGTTCACTATTGAACTTCTTTTTAATGGAATAATTTTATATATTCGAAAAGACATCGAGGTTAATCGATCAATGACTTGATTTATCATATAAATTATAATTAACATAAATCTAAACAATAAAAAAAATTAATGACAGAATGAATTACCTAATTTAAGCTCCACTATTTCACATATTTATGTTTTCATATAATAAAAAGGAATGCCTCATTCGAAAAGCATTCCTGTCTGTACAATTAATCAATTAAACTTAACTTTACTAAAAGACTTTTGGAACATTCGTTTCACTCGTCTTCCATCCACTCTCGCTTAACTTCGGCATAACTAGTCGGGGTTTCATACAATCGAACAAATTCTACTCTTGCTTCATTATACTGTTCTTGTCTTTTTTCTAATGAAGTTTTCATCTGCTCATATATCCAGACTACCATATTTTCGGCTGTAGTGTTCATTTTTGGCAGCGTCTCATTTAAATAACGATGATCTAGATAAACTTCAATATCTTCTTTCCAAATCTGCTTAATATCCGTAAAATCAACGACAAGACCAATTTCATCTACAAATCCACTTATACCAAACACGACTTTGTACGTGTGACCGTGAAGATTTTTACACTTTCCTTCGTATTGGTGTAAATGATGTGCCGCATCAAATGTGAATTCTTTACTGACAAGCACTCTTTTTTGATGATATTTTAGCTCATTTCGTTTAATATCTTTATCTATTTTTTGTAAATTATCTACAATTCTAAAACCAAATAATTTATCTGTCATATGATTATCTCCTTTATGCAATAGCGTAAGCTTTCTAGTTGATTCTTTAAAAACAGTATCTCTATGAATAGAAAGTAACAAGAAACCTTGTTTTCACAATAAAGATATTTCAACAAATCTACTATATTACTATAATTCATTTTTTCATTAATGAACGTTCATTCTTTTACAATTTCAGCACGATTCGTTTGTAGATTAGACCAGTAGATTTGAAATTTCATTCAATTTTGATAAAGTTAGGTAATATTGTTCTTATTTTAAATTAAAAACATACGACAGTTATGGCTAAGACAGAAAGTAGAACTCAGAAGAGGAGAGTTAGAATTGATTACGAATTATATAGAGCTTAAAAACTCAGTAAAAATACATGTCAGATATACAAACAAATTAGAAGAAACGATACTTTTCCTTCACTTTAGTTCTGGAAACTCACATATGTGGGACAGTATCATTCCTAATTTTGAGAATAGATACAATGTGATTGTTCCAGAATTAAGAGGACACGGACAATCAGACTGTCCACCAACAGGTTATCATATTGATGACATGGCAAATGATATGTATTTATTATTAGAAGAATTACAGGTTGATAATTGTCATATCGTTGGTAGCTCACTAGGTGCAGAAGTTGCTTTAAGCCTTGCAGCATCACATCCAACTTTGGTTAAATCAATTATTTGTGAAGGGGCTCTATATAACGAATTTGGGGAGTATGGATTATTTAACGGAAGCGAAGAAGAAATAACAGAAATAAGAAATAAGCTACGATCAGAACTAATGGAATTTAAGAGACCTATTTTTAACACAAAACTCGAATTCATAGATAACATGAAAAAACAGCTACAAGAGGAGAACATTTGGACTGAGCACTTTATAAATTTTGTAGAACATAATATGATGCAAACAGAAGATGATCATTACACAAATTGCTTTCCATTACATGCAAGGCAGGAATATATTCAACACTATTGGGATTTCAAATTTGAGACATACTATCAGAAAATTAAATGCCCTATTCTATTTGTACTAAGTGATGAAGAGTGGAATAATCCAAAGATTAGAAAGATCGTTGACAGATTTTCTTCATTTGTAGAAAACAGTGAAATCACTCATATTCAAGGTGCAAAACACGCTTACGTTTGGATGCAGTTTCCTAAGGTAATGAGTAACCATATTTATGATTTTTTAAATACTTAAAAACAATTATCCAATTTCCTAGTATGATTTTTCGGATCTTACCTTCATGGGAGTGAGGGAGTTCATTCTCCCCTACTCTTTTCTTACATATAATGAGATGAAGTAAAAAATCTATCGATATAATAGTTATTTCTTCTCCTACTAATTGGTTAGTTGAACCAATTAATTACTGACTCTTAATAACTCAAAATTTGACCATGCACCTCACATATTTAAACTTCATTGACTTTCCTATAATTCAAATTGGAGACTTAGTATCAATTGACACATGGTATACAACTAACTTGTTAACAAAACCTTCCCCCTATTACCTTGGAAAAATTCAGTCCTACGAAGAGCTTCATGAACCTCAGTTAGTTCATAGTGAGAATCTGGGTTCATCAACTTTAACCTGTTCTCATGAATTAGTGTTATCAGACGTTCAAATGTCTGTTGCCAAGTTTGAACAGACACTTGCTTATTCCAATGGCGTAGATGAAACAACTTTACATTTACTTTTGCTTCTTCTGAAATCACAGCCCAATTAATAGGTATTCCTGACAATAGCCCAATCGTTAATAAAGTGCCTTTAGGTTTAACACAAAATGCTAATTCGGTTCCATCTTTCCCACCAACTGAGTCAATAGCAGCATTTGCACCATGCCCATTCGTTAATTCCATAACAGCATTATTTAAGGATGTTTCTGATGTGTTGATTACATTTGAAGCACCAAGTTCAAGTAACTTCTTCGTATATGTATTATTTCTAGTAACAGCAATTAAACGAAAACCTAGAATCTTAGATAACTGAGCAAAGATACGGCCAAGCGAAGAGCCGCAAGCATTTACAAGTAATACATCATCAGCTCTTAATGCCAATACTTCTACACAAGAAAGCCAAGCAGTAATTGGATTAATATATAATTGTGCAGCTATCTCATCTTCAATTGAATCTGGAATAGAAACCGCCCATTGAGCAGGTGTTTTAACAAATTCTTGCCAAGTACCTTCCCCTCTTAATGGTAGAACACGACTCCCAATAAGTTGTCGAGAAACAGAGGGGCCAACATCCTCTACAATACCAACACCCTCATAACCAGGAATAGATGGCAACGGAATTCGGTGAGAATATGCCCCTTGAATAGGCAGTAGATCAGATGGATTGATAGGGCGATTTGTCATACGAACTAGAATCTCTCCATCCAATGGGGATTGAATATCTTTATATTCAACTCTTAAAACATCTATAGGGCTTCCAAACTCATAAAATTTAATACATTTGGCATCCAAAATTCCGGCTCCTTTATTTTAAAATTCTGACAATTTAATAGTAAAGATTTCTTATACGTCGGGTGAATAACTATCTATTTCGCTTATATTATTATATTTCCTTCTTCTTTCACAACCTGACCATAATATGATAATAATTTTTACCCTAGAAATTTTTCAGCTAAAACGTCTATAATGGAATTTTATTTATAGTAAAATTATAGATATGTATTTTAAAATCAAGGTTTATATAAGAATATATTCTTAAAAATGAGTACAAGTGTTGAATTGCAAGGAGTGAAATGTTATGAAAATACACATTATTGGTGGATCAGGAAGTGGAAAATCCACTGTTGCGAAGCAGTTAAGTGAAAAATATAGTATACCTCATTATGATTTGGATGCTATATTTTGGGACAAAAATGCTGAACAGTACAAGATAAAAGCACCAGTATTTATAAGGGATAACAAACTGAAAGAGATTGTTGGACAACCATCGTGGATAATTGAAGGTGTATATTTCACTTGGTTAGATCCTAGTTTTGCATTGGCTGACAAAATATTTGTCCTTCATACACCACTATCAGTTCAGGAGGAAAGAATTTGGAGTAGGTACTATCAAAGAAAAACAGGCTTATTATCCTCAACAAAAAAAGAAACCATCAACAGTGTAAACGAATTAATAGATTGGAACAAAAAGTATATCGAAAATTACTTACCTAATTTTATTAACAATACTAAGTATAAAGATAAAATAATTCAGCTTGAAAACAATTTTGCCATTTTCGAATATATAAGCTAATTTAGCAAACTACTAGGTACGATTATTCATACTTAATTCAGCATGATATCTAGTTCTTATCTATCACACTCTACAAAAAAAAATAAGCCTGTTCTGTAAAATATTCAAAACAGGCTCTTACTCATGTAAGCAATATCGTTCACACAAGTTGTGTTGTAAAATGATAGATTCTATTATGCTACATCGTACCCTTGGTCTTCTACCGCTTCTTTTAATTCGTCTACTTTTACTTGATTTTCATTGTATTCAACGTCAACTTTACCATCTTTTAATGATACATTTACGTTACTAACACCCTCTAGCTCTGATAACGCTCCTTTTACTGATTTCTCACAGTGACCGCACGTCATTCCTGATACTTGTAATGTTGTAATTGACATATTCATTCACTCCTATTTTTTATTAGTTGATGTTCAAAAAGTCTCATTTTGAACACCCTTATATTTTTGCTCTCTTCAATCGAAGTGAGTTTGTAACGACAGATACTGAACTAAATGCCATTGCCGCTCCCGCAACCCATGGTGCTAATAATCCTACAGCCGCAATTGGAATACCTGCACTGTTATAAGCTAATGCCCAAAATAGATTTTGACGAATGTTTCTCATCGTTTTTCTACTTAAGTCAATCGCTTTTGGAATGAGTGTAAGTTCACCACCCATTAGTGTAATATCAGCTGCTTCGATCGCAACATCTGTTCCAGTACCGATTGCAATTCCGACATCTGCTGTTGCTAATGCTGGTGCGTCATTAATTCCGTCTCCAACCATTGCAACTTTTTTGCCATTGTTTTGGAGTTCTTTCACATGACTTGCTTTTTGTTCAGGAAGAACTTCTGCAAATACATGTTGAATACCTACTTGCTGTGCAATAGCTTGCGCCGTTCTTTCGTTATCACCAGTCATCATGTAAACCTCAATGCCTTGTGATTGTAGTTCATGAATCGCTTCTTTAGCTGTTTCTTTCACTGTGTCAGCTACTGCAATAATACCAACTAAACGTTTATCAATTGCGATCATCATGGCTGTTTTTCCTTCTTTTTCAAATGTTTCTAGTTTTGATTCGAAAGAATGAAAATCAACTTCGTATTTTGTCATGAGTTTTCTCGTTCCAGCTAATACGTGATTGCCTTTTATACGAGCTTCTATACCGTGACCAGGTATTGCTTCAAAGTGTTCAACAGCATATTCTTCAGCACGCTTTTCTTTTGCATATTCTACGATTGCTTCTGCTAATGGATGCTCTGATGATTTTTCTGCTGTATATAAATAAGACAATACATCATCATCTTCTGCTTCATAATCTGTAACAACAGGTTTACCTTTTGTAATTGTTCCTGTTTTATCTAACACAATTGCGTCAATCTTATGAGCAATTTCTAGATGCTCTCCACCTTTGAAAAGGATACCGTTTTCAGCACCTTTTCCTGTACCAACCATAATCGAAGTTGGGGTTGCTAACCCTAAGGCACACGGACAAGCGATAACGAGTACAGCAATTGCAACTTCAATTGCTTGTGGCAAGTCACCAGGAGCAACAAACATATACCAAATAAGAAATGTTACTGCAGCAATCCCAACAACAATTGGTACAAAAACACCTGAAATAATATCAGCCATTCTTTGGATTGGAGCCTTAGACCCTTGAGCTTCTTCTACAACACGTATGATCCCTGCTAATGCTGTATCTTTCCCTACCTTTGTTGCTTTCATTTCCAATGTTCCATTTTTATTAATCGTTGAACCTATAACATTATCACCGACTAACTTATCAACTGGAATCGATTCACCAGTAATCATTGATTCATCAATCGTTGAACGTCCTGAGATAACTTCACCATCTACTGGAATTTTCTCACCTGGCTTAACGACGATTACATCATTCACAACAACTTCTTCAATTGCAATCTTCATTAATTGTCCATCTCTTATAACCGTTGCTTCTTTTGCTTGTAAGTTCAACAATTTCGAGATGGCTTCAGTCGTTCTTCCTTTTGCCAGTGCCTCAAATAGCTTCCCTACTAAGATAAGTGTGATTAATACTGCACTCGTCTCAAAGTACAAATGAGGCATATATTGTGGATTTCCAATTGTTTTGAATGCTTCAACTACACTATAGAAATAAGCTGCTGATGTTCCAAGCGCAACGAGTACATCCATATTTGCACTTTTATTCTTTAATGATTTATATGCACCTACGTAAAATTGCCCACCGATGTAAAATTGAACTGGGGTAGCAAGTATTAATTGAAACCAAGGGTTCATAATAAATGCTGGCATTGGTATTCCTAAATCCCAAGGTGCATGACCAACCATTGAATATAGCAGTGGTAGAGATAGTAAAATCGAAATAAATAGTTTCGTTTTTCGTTCCTTAATCTCTTCTTCTTTATGTGATGCCTTCTCTTCTCTCGTTTCTTTCAGCTTAGCATCGTAACCGAGCTTTTGAATTTTTGCGATAACGTCATCAACTGTCACAATACCTGGTTGTAATGTTAAAGACGCAGATTCAGTCGTTAAGTTGACAGGCGCAGATTCAATTCCAGACATTTTACTTACGACTTTCTCAATTCGTGTTGAACATGCGGCACATGTCATACCGTATATATCGAGTTCTACTTTATCCGTTACTACACCATAGCCAAGCTTGTTAATTTTAGAAAAAACTTCTTCTGGTTTGACTGCTTCAGCATTATATTTTACTGTTGCTGATTCCATCGCTAAATTGACATTTGCATCTACACCGTCCATTTTGTTTAACACTTTTTCAATACGAGTTGAACATGATGCACAAGTCATTCCTGTTATGCCAAATTTCATTTGTTCATCTGTAGGAGGGTCTAGTACTTGATTTTGATCACTCATATGAATCATCTCCGTTTTTAAGATTTAGAGAACTGTTTCACAACCTTCATTAACTCCTCAAGTGCTTCATCACCTGAACCTTCTTTAATAGCATCTGATACACAATGGCTTGCATGCCGTTCTAACAATTGAAAACCAACATTTTTTAACGCTGAATTAATTGCAGAAACTTGAATGAGAACATCTACACAATAACGGTCATCTTCTATCATCTTTTGAATGCCACGAACTTGACCTTCAACTCTCCTAAGCCGCTTAATGAGCTGATCTTTTTCTTTATCACTACGCGGTGTAGCAAGCATCTTTCCTTCTTCGTTAACATGACAATCTTTTTCCATTTGTCATCACCTCTTATACATATAGTATACCCTAGTATGGTATGTGTCAACTACGAATTTACTTTTTCTTGAACAAATATCAAAACACACAGTTTATAAATAACGTTAGCTTTTGCAATCATAGCTTTCATAATACACTTCTATGTAGATTATCTACACCTTTCAAATGCTCTCTTGTCTATTTTTCAAACATTACTGTTCAAAAATTAATATTCATTTTTATTATATACCCCCCTATCGTTTCTTATCAAACTAAAAAACACCCTTCTACATGAAAGGTGCTACTTGTTTAAAGATCATTATATTTTGAGTTACGTTTCAAATAAATCACCATTTAACGCTGCAATATATCGGTGTGCAGATTTTTGTACAGCAAGATTTGCATTTTCTTTAACAACTGATTGAAACGCATTATATATTCTGTCAAACGTTATCCCTTGAACCTTTTCAGCTATTTTTTCTACTTTTGAAGCTGGAAGTGGAATTAAGTTAGGGTAGCTGTACATGAAACTAACCCATTGACGGTCTGCAACAACTTGAATAATATCACCCGTTAATAATATCCCCTTTCCATCATTTCCATCTAACCAATGTAAAACTGTTCCACCTTTAAAATGTCCCCCTAATCTATACAATGAAAGACCATCAGCTAATGACAATGATTCTCCTGCCCAGAACTCAATTCTTTCACTAGATCGATTCACCCATTCTTTGTCGTCCTCATGTATATAAATTGGTACGTTGAATATCTCAGCCCATTCTACTTGAGTCGAGTAATAATGTGGATGAGAAATAGCTATTCCGCTCAGCCCACCTAACTTTTCTACTTCATGAATTGTATGTTCATCTATATACGATACACAATCCCACATTAAATTAAATCCATTATTTTGAACGATATAAGCCGTTTGACCAATTGCAAACTTAGGCTTAGTTGTAATACTGCTTAAACCTTTTTCCTCATATTTAATTTCATTTTCATATTCCTCTAAATCACGCATTGCTTGTAATGTCGTCCACATTTGACCTAATGGATCAACATATTGTCTTTCTTCCGTACAAATTCTACATGTAAGAGGTGTCTGTTCCATTTTCTCATACTGAGTACCACACGTCATACAAATATAATGATTCAAATGGATTTCCCCTTTCCATTTTCATTTATATTTTTTAATTGTACTCTCTTCTGAAATAAGACCCTTTTTACGTTGAGAAAGAAACAATGAGTTGTTCATTATACTTTATGCATGTTACATTACGCGAAATAATAAATAAACTGTATATGGAGTTACAAGAAAAATTACGGTATAGAGCCCGGGGGTATATGTTTTTAGTAACCATGTTTGCAAGACATGCGCTACATTGTGAATGAGAACAAAGAATAAAAAGAAGATGTATACAACGGAAATTGAAGTTCTATCTAAGTTTTGAATGTTGATAAAAGTAATGAGAGACATAATAACGAATATGATAATATCTCTCTTTGCGAAAGTGTAAGAATTAATATTCCAAAATCCCCATATCTTTCAATTGATCCAGCTATCTCGTTCTTTCAATCTACTTTCGGTTCTTTTTGACCAATTTTCAACGGTGATTAATTCTTCAAAATCATGGAGCATGAAGAAAACAGCAAACAACCATATCGCATTATATAACTCTAGTTGAACATATACTCCTCCCTTCAATAAATGGGGAAAAATTAAACTCCTCATATTGGTCTTTATTTCCAATCAAACGTCACCATTCATTTCCTTCACAATACTTATCCCTGTTCTTTCTGTAATTCTTTCATTTTCTCATATTCGCGCCAATCGATTTCCTTTACTTTTCTAAATTCCCGCCCACAGTTCTTGCATATATAGTTTCCAGGAATGATAAATGGAAGCCAACATACGAAGATTCCATACGGGATTAAAATTAATACGATTGCTATCGGGATTTTAAATCCAAGAAAATTATTTTTTTCAACCATATCTGAGTCACAATGAGTGCATAGCTTCATATGATAACCTCCTCATACTATATTGGTACGCCACTTTGTACACCTTCATGCCTAAAACCATTGAATAGTAAATTTATGATTTCTCACCCGCTGTTCCCTTATGTGAAATATCACCTTCTAGCAAGATTTCATAATCCGCTTCAGTCATATTAACTACGGTTAGACTCGTATCATGAATAAATGGTGGAGACCATAAATCTTCAATTAATGCGTTTTTAAAAATTGAAATTAAACACTTTATTAAAACCCCATGAGTGACAATTAATACATTTCCATTTTTCTGTTCCTCTTTAATACGTCCAAGAATTTGCAACGCTCTGTTCCATGCATCCTCAAATGTTTCGCCACCTACAGGCGTATACTCATGTGGTAAATTCCAGAAAGCATGAAATTGTTCAGGGTATAAACCTTCAACATCTATCAATGTTTCACCTTCCCATTCACCCATATTGATTTCCTTTAAATTGTTATCATAGATAATAGGTATCTCTCTATCTTCCAGAATTACCTGAGCAGTCTGCTTCGTTCTTCCACTAGGACTCGCATATACCGCTACAAACTCTAACTCCTGTAGCCTTTCTCCTAAAGATTGTGCGTTTTT is from Bacillus solimangrovi and encodes:
- a CDS encoding heavy metal translocating P-type ATPase — encoded protein: MSDQNQVLDPPTDEQMKFGITGMTCASCSTRIEKVLNKMDGVDANVNLAMESATVKYNAEAVKPEEVFSKINKLGYGVVTDKVELDIYGMTCAACSTRIEKVVSKMSGIESAPVNLTTESASLTLQPGIVTVDDVIAKIQKLGYDAKLKETREEKASHKEEEIKERKTKLFISILLSLPLLYSMVGHAPWDLGIPMPAFIMNPWFQLILATPVQFYIGGQFYVGAYKSLKNKSANMDVLVALGTSAAYFYSVVEAFKTIGNPQYMPHLYFETSAVLITLILVGKLFEALAKGRTTEAISKLLNLQAKEATVIRDGQLMKIAIEEVVVNDVIVVKPGEKIPVDGEVISGRSTIDESMITGESIPVDKLVGDNVIGSTINKNGTLEMKATKVGKDTALAGIIRVVEEAQGSKAPIQRMADIISGVFVPIVVGIAAVTFLIWYMFVAPGDLPQAIEVAIAVLVIACPCALGLATPTSIMVGTGKGAENGILFKGGEHLEIAHKIDAIVLDKTGTITKGKPVVTDYEAEDDDVLSYLYTAEKSSEHPLAEAIVEYAKEKRAEEYAVEHFEAIPGHGIEARIKGNHVLAGTRKLMTKYEVDFHSFESKLETFEKEGKTAMMIAIDKRLVGIIAVADTVKETAKEAIHELQSQGIEVYMMTGDNERTAQAIAQQVGIQHVFAEVLPEQKASHVKELQNNGKKVAMVGDGINDAPALATADVGIAIGTGTDVAIEAADITLMGGELTLIPKAIDLSRKTMRNIRQNLFWALAYNSAGIPIAAVGLLAPWVAGAAMAFSSVSVVTNSLRLKRAKI
- the copZ gene encoding copper chaperone CopZ, which produces MSITTLQVSGMTCGHCEKSVKGALSELEGVSNVNVSLKDGKVDVEYNENQVKVDELKEAVEDQGYDVA
- a CDS encoding alpha/beta hydrolase — its product is MITNYIELKNSVKIHVRYTNKLEETILFLHFSSGNSHMWDSIIPNFENRYNVIVPELRGHGQSDCPPTGYHIDDMANDMYLLLEELQVDNCHIVGSSLGAEVALSLAASHPTLVKSIICEGALYNEFGEYGLFNGSEEEITEIRNKLRSELMEFKRPIFNTKLEFIDNMKKQLQEENIWTEHFINFVEHNMMQTEDDHYTNCFPLHARQEYIQHYWDFKFETYYQKIKCPILFVLSDEEWNNPKIRKIVDRFSSFVENSEITHIQGAKHAYVWMQFPKVMSNHIYDFLNT
- a CDS encoding AAA family ATPase; the protein is MKIHIIGGSGSGKSTVAKQLSEKYSIPHYDLDAIFWDKNAEQYKIKAPVFIRDNKLKEIVGQPSWIIEGVYFTWLDPSFALADKIFVLHTPLSVQEERIWSRYYQRKTGLLSSTKKETINSVNELIDWNKKYIENYLPNFINNTKYKDKIIQLENNFAIFEYIS
- a CDS encoding zinc-dependent alcohol dehydrogenase family protein gives rise to the protein MDAKCIKFYEFGSPIDVLRVEYKDIQSPLDGEILVRMTNRPINPSDLLPIQGAYSHRIPLPSIPGYEGVGIVEDVGPSVSRQLIGSRVLPLRGEGTWQEFVKTPAQWAVSIPDSIEDEIAAQLYINPITAWLSCVEVLALRADDVLLVNACGSSLGRIFAQLSKILGFRLIAVTRNNTYTKKLLELGASNVINTSETSLNNAVMELTNGHGANAAIDSVGGKDGTELAFCVKPKGTLLTIGLLSGIPINWAVISEEAKVNVKLFHLRHWNKQVSVQTWQQTFERLITLIHENRLKLMNPDSHYELTEVHEALRRTEFFQGNRGKVLLTS
- the queD gene encoding 6-carboxytetrahydropterin synthase QueD, producing MTDKLFGFRIVDNLQKIDKDIKRNELKYHQKRVLVSKEFTFDAAHHLHQYEGKCKNLHGHTYKVVFGISGFVDEIGLVVDFTDIKQIWKEDIEVYLDHRYLNETLPKMNTTAENMVVWIYEQMKTSLEKRQEQYNEARVEFVRLYETPTSYAEVKREWMEDE
- a CDS encoding histidine phosphatase family protein; amino-acid sequence: MITLYITRHGETEWNSEGRLQGSLNSNLTANGIKNAQSLGERLQELEFVAVYASPSGRTKQTAQVILEDREIPIIYDNNLKEINMGEWEGETLIDVEGLYPEQFHAFWNLPHEYTPVGGETFEDAWNRALQILGRIKEEQKNGNVLIVTHGVLIKCLISIFKNALIEDLWSPPFIHDTSLTVVNMTEADYEILLEGDISHKGTAGEKS
- a CDS encoding metal-sensing transcriptional repressor translates to MEKDCHVNEEGKMLATPRSDKEKDQLIKRLRRVEGQVRGIQKMIEDDRYCVDVLIQVSAINSALKNVGFQLLERHASHCVSDAIKEGSGDEALEELMKVVKQFSKS